CGAGAAATATAGGTGCCCATCAaagattattaaaaaaaaaaaaaaaggtgtaatATTGCTTTTTCACCTGATTTCTTGGTCTTCAAGAGGCCCGCACCTGCATGCAATCCTGAAAGGAAAGAATGAGCACAACAAAGAGGCAGAGAATGGGAGGCCAAGCAGATCCAAATCTACCATTCTATTACATTTTAATTCAGTTATGCTGCATCctgatgatatatatatatatatttaactgCACGTTGCCTCACCTAGTTGCTATCGAGGGGATGATTCACTTGCTATGTATCGGGAAATTCCCTCAAAATTTCACAGCAGCAAACCCCTCTTGGTAGTAAAAAGATCAGCCGGCATCCTAGCTAGCAGGAAGATTGTCCCTGATTTTCTATTCCAGCTCCCAGGCCACTAATGCGTTCCAAGCATAGGTATTTTCTATTCTTCCAACATAGCCCAAGTATTATGGAGTTGCAGACTGCAAATAAAGGGATAAGTACTACAAAGACTTATTAGTTTACAAGGAGATGCAATTAACCCCTTCTGGCACCACTTTAGGCATTGGATGTGCTACGACATATCTCTGAGGGGACGTTTTGTGTACACCAGGATTTGCACCAGAGGATGATGTATTAACTGAAACAATATGTCCCCTACTGTGGAACCTAGCAAATCGGTTTATGACAGAGAACCTCTCCAATTCCTGGGAATCCACTTTTATGTCCACAAATGACACAGTCTTGTCCAGTCtgcagacaaaaaaaaaaattcagaaatagACAAACAAATAATGAACGTGTAATATTGAGATCTTTCATTTGCCCAGTGTGCTGCACAATACTTTTAACATAATTAAAAGCTAATGGCATGACTCAAGATTTTTGGCAGGAGAAACAGCAGCAAATTCTGCACAAACAGGAATCTAAAATTCAGTAGTTTCTAGGTTCCTCCTCCGACTCATGCCATATTggtcaaaatttctcaaaattcaaaacctATAAAGGCTTACAAGATTATTCTTTTCTTACCTGAACAATTCATCTCCTAGCCTTCTAGCTCGATCAATGAACTTCTCTACAGCTTCGAAAAATTCCAGCTGACCAACCCTCTCAGAGGTTCTCAGATTCTCAGAAGACCTAAACAGCAATTAAATCCAACAATTAGATGACACATATCAAACATCAGATTGTTATGGCATGAactctttcatttttatttttattttatttatttatttttgtgtagACATGATAATAGATATCTATGGTGCTGTAAATTAtcatttttggtattaaaaGGAATGAAAGTGAGTCACTTGAAAAGAAAAACGTACATGTCACTGGTGAGAGGCGGCCTTTTACAACTACTTGTCATGCTGCAAGCATCACCCAGGGCTAATCGAGCAACAAAATAAATCATGGTCTCAGCGTTTGAAAAGGCATCTGGTGAGAGGACAATTGGTGCAGGTCGAAAGATTTTTTGCGTAAGCTGTGTTGTCGATAAAAGCCTTTTCTTTGCTCGAGATATTGGAAATACATACTCAACCATTTCAGCTTCATCCTCTACCTGAAGATAACAGATCACTAGCAGTTGGTTCTTTTGAATCTCAATCATAGCAGATCTTAGCTTTGAGAAAATCTAACTACATTGTTCAGAGCTCTGAGTCTCCCTTCAATCACTAACTTACCTTTTCACTTAATCGATTTGAAGCTAATGCCCATTCGGATTCTGCCATGCTGCTGCAGTAAAAATTTGTTGTCAATTGTAAGCTATgtataagtactaatcattcttGTTTCCAAATAAACAATAAAGACAGAAATTGTAAGAAAAAACGATGGAGAGAATAACATGTATCATATATAAATTTCTATTTCATAATGTGAGTGATGATGAAAAATCTAGGAAAATTATGTCTTTGTTTTATAAGCTAAAAGAGCCATTCCATCAATTATACCAAGTCTAAGGATATTGAATTAGATAGACAGTAAAAAGAAAGTCTGACAAGCAACAAACACTGCAGCAACTTATGCAGATTGTTTACGCACCTAACTGTCTGAAGCTGCTGCGAAACATTAGTTACTTCTTTGTGCCATGGAAGAATATCATAGGAGGCAAGTTTTCGCTTCTTAGGAGCAGAAACAGCCAAATTTCGTTGACTGTCATCTAAAGGCATGACAAATAGAGGTTGTAGCTCTTTAGCTGGTACTATCTCGGTAGCTGAATTTGGCAATATGCTGCTTGGTAGACTGGCAATAGATGAATTTACTTGCCCAATTGATAACTGTTTAGCAACTTCCTTAGAATGCATCAAATCATACATTGATCGCATCTGCCCATTCTTCATACTTCCACTGGGTTCAGACCAGGATGGGGCCATTTGCAGATAAACTTGGGACTGCGCTTTAGGATGACTATGAATGCCATTTTCTTCGAACTTTAATATTCCACCTTGGATGGAGACCTTAGATGAAGGTTTGCCTGGCTGATCTCCAATAACCTTTGATGAGCAAGTCATAGGCTCATTGTCAGAATATAACTGTGAATTTGGATTTTGGTCACCCACTGCCAAATTTGTGACCCCTGACTTAAGCCCATATAACATCTGCTGTCTTGCATGTCCATTTACCTGCTGAACAAAAGCTATGTTCAAATTTGTTATATTTTACTAACACCATGTCACAAGGTGCAGTTTCCAAATTAATAAAATAGCACACCTGGTGTAGCAGAGTAAATTTTTGCTGGAGATCAGGAGGACTCAAAGATCTGAGAGAAACATCATTATCATTCCCTGAAACATTAGGTGCATTGTTGTCTCTGTGCTCCACTCTATCAAATGCCTGACAGTGTGTAGCAGTGTACATTGGAACAGAGGCAGTAGCACGTGCTCCTAACATATGCTTCCCAACAGCTTCATGCACATGATCTAATGTATCATGTCTAAAAGAGGTGGATACTCCTGATGGGTTCAGTTGATCCATCTGGTCTTCCTTAGAGTCATAACCTTGTCTTGTTGGTGAACAGGCATTTGTTTCTTTGATATTAACTCCATCTTGGAAAGAGATTTGCTTGTACTGCTGAAGCTGAGCCCCTCTAGCAGTATCTGCATTGATATTTGTTGAATATGGGGAAGAAAGTGAAACCGAGAACACATTGGGCACATCTGATTGCAGCACCTCTGTCTGACTAGGTGAATTTTGGGACATATTTGGCAGCCTCATAGAATGTCCGATCTCTTGAGGCACAAAAGATGTTGAAGTTAGCTGAGTGACTGGCAGACTCTCTAATCTTGGAAATTCTTCACCTTGCAAACTGGTTTGAAACAGATCAGATGCTTCAGGGGTAGCAGCACTCGCTTGAAGTATGCCTGTAAAAGCAGGAACGGCTACTTGGGGCATTTGACCTGCCACAGGTGTAACAGCAAGCCACTGATTTTGGAGCCGGCTGTTGAGATACAAAGGACCTGAAGCATTTATTGCACTTGAACTTGCCTGGAAATTGATACATCAAGTTAGTGCCTTTTGAACATGTCTTCCAACCAAATAGACAACGTACTAGAAACTAGAGGGAGTCATGAGGTTATGGTCTTCCAATAactcaaaatcaacaaaattagAATTTGTCCACTAACCAGTGATGGAGAACCAAAAGCAGAGCATGACTTTGGCAGGCGCTCAGATGGAGTGGCCAACCTTAAATTGAAGCCTTGTGAAGCAGAGGTAGTATAAAAcaaattacaattttcaatttgGGATAGTTGAGATGATGGAACCAAATCTCTTGAGCACAAGTGTGTCCCAGACCTAATCTCCACAGATTTGTCAGCCTTGTTCAATAGTTGAAGCCTATTTCCACTGCAACAGAAGATATAAATCAGAATTCCCAGAAGGTGTACCCAGACCAAAGTGTGGGGCAGTAGTGCTGTCTGAGGAGTATGTAAGAAGATTCTATGTGTCTGTCTAACGCATGAAAAAGAATCTTCATATAAATAGAATGGTTTTGCTGGTTAGCGTTCAGATTTTTGTAGATATGTATAAGCAGGCCAAGCAGAAACCTTGAGCATGGAGTAGATTATGGTTACCTTGGATTATAACTGATTCTTTGGCCAGAAAAGGCAGCTGAACTGT
The genomic region above belongs to Coffea arabica cultivar ET-39 chromosome 7c, Coffea Arabica ET-39 HiFi, whole genome shotgun sequence and contains:
- the LOC113698538 gene encoding uncharacterized protein isoform X1; this translates as MLQRQILFKRLQEMQHQQQLRELSDARQHSFVSQLPFLTKQTSAGLHPPPMNGMPVHDTSQMFMVGDINLMQHGTSPIMQRVPNGLVFSQAQGQAIGSNGVLPEQFDASLCGSPIASLGNNRNPYFHIQEASHSSASMLNRGNNNQWEIPEMHSSTINNSLGNEQFNASQQKVCFSDKAFVSQNVTEDRNMFGRLLLHASADGVRPASFQQQHALQTHTGMNKSGLRQQEAGRCLPSAGKTSKTATSLDPLEEKILFNTDDSCWGSSLGQQSNVGLAGFDSNREHADFMGTYSSNQSGTWSALMQSAVAEASSSDTGQQEEWSSLTFQNPELSDDNQQTNYIGDGKQSSWVDKNLHSISSPTSKSEISFQNSNPNCSFPTLQQSHNVVRPKQGMHLDSPHDFVQQSSKNAHKWFEQNSQHKANVEGWQPMQARQLLQNAWHNQQSEDSQNDRHQPSIFPCMMSGQSGTNLIGNELNENVWLHESGSQPMVCGGQKLPDQKQAYVRKYVDNIANVGISSEKVLSADFETNSRASEELPPRNNADSIATLFDSSAAFSGQRISYNPSGNRLQLLNKADKSVEIRSGTHLCSRDLVPSSQLSQIENCNLFYTTSASQGFNLRLATPSERLPKSCSAFGSPSLASSSAINASGPLYLNSRLQNQWLAVTPVAGQMPQVAVPAFTGILQASAATPEASDLFQTSLQGEEFPRLESLPVTQLTSTSFVPQEIGHSMRLPNMSQNSPSQTEVLQSDVPNVFSVSLSSPYSTNINADTARGAQLQQYKQISFQDGVNIKETNACSPTRQGYDSKEDQMDQLNPSGVSTSFRHDTLDHVHEAVGKHMLGARATASVPMYTATHCQAFDRVEHRDNNAPNVSGNDNDVSLRSLSPPDLQQKFTLLHQQVNGHARQQMLYGLKSGVTNLAVGDQNPNSQLYSDNEPMTCSSKVIGDQPGKPSSKVSIQGGILKFEENGIHSHPKAQSQVYLQMAPSWSEPSGSMKNGQMRSMYDLMHSKEVAKQLSIGQVNSSIASLPSSILPNSATEIVPAKELQPLFVMPLDDSQRNLAVSAPKKRKLASYDILPWHKEVTNVSQQLQTVSSMAESEWALASNRLSEKVEDEAEMVEYVFPISRAKKRLLSTTQLTQKIFRPAPIVLSPDAFSNAETMIYFVARLALGDACSMTSSCKRPPLTSDMSSENLRTSERVGQLEFFEAVEKFIDRARRLGDELFRLDKTVSFVDIKVDSQELERFSVINRFARFHSRGHIVSVNTSSSGANPGVHKTSPQRYVVAHPMPKVVPEGVNCISL
- the LOC113698538 gene encoding uncharacterized protein isoform X5, with the protein product MLQRQILFKRLQEMQHQQQLRELSDARQHSFVSQLPFLTKQTSAGLHPPPMNGMPVHDTSQMFMVGDINLMQHGTSPIMQRVPNGLVFSQAQGQAIGSNGVLPEQFDASLCGSPIASLGNNRNPYFHIQEASHSSASMLNRGNNNQWEIPEMHSSTINNSLGNEQFNASQQKVCFSDKAFVSQNVTEDRNMFGRLLLHASADGVRPASFQQQHALQTHTGMNKSGLRQQEAGRCLPSAGKTSKTATSLDPLEEKILFNTDDSCWGSSLGQQSNVGLAGFDSNREHADFMGTYSSNQSGTWSALMQSAVAEASSSDTGQQEEWSSLTFQNPELSDDNQQTNYIGDGKQSSWVDKNLHSISSPTSKSEISFQNSNPNCSFPTLQQSHNVVRPKQGMHLDSPHDFVQQSSKNAHKWFEQNSQHKANVEGWQPMQARQLLQNAWHNQQSEDSQNDRHQPSIFPCMMSGQSGTNLIGNELNENVWLHESGSQPMVCGGQKLPDQVLSADFETNSRASEELPPRNNADSIATLFDSSAAFSGQRISYNPSGNRLQLLNKADKSVEIRSGTHLCSRDLVPSSQLSQIENCNLFYTTSASQGFNLRLATPSERLPKSCSAFGSPSLASSSAINASGPLYLNSRLQNQWLAVTPVAGQMPQVAVPAFTGILQASAATPEASDLFQTSLQGEEFPRLESLPVTQLTSTSFVPQEIGHSMRLPNMSQNSPSQTEVLQSDVPNVFSVSLSSPYSTNINADTARGAQLQQYKQISFQDGVNIKETNACSPTRQGYDSKEDQMDQLNPSGVSTSFRHDTLDHVHEAVGKHMLGARATASVPMYTATHCQAFDRVEHRDNNAPNVSGNDNDVSLRSLSPPDLQQKFTLLHQQVNGHARQQMLYGLKSGVTNLAVGDQNPNSQLYSDNEPMTCSSKVIGDQPGKPSSKVSIQGGILKFEENGIHSHPKAQSQVYLQMAPSWSEPSGSMKNGQMRSMYDLMHSKEVAKQLSIGQVNSSIASLPSSILPNSATEIVPAKELQPLFVMPLDDSQRNLAVSAPKKRKLASYDILPWHKEVTNVSQQLQTVSSMAESEWALASNRLSEKVEDEAEMVEYVFPISRAKKRLLSTTQLTQKIFRPAPIVLSPDAFSNAETMIYFVARLALGDACSMTSSCKRPPLTSDMSSENLRTSERVGQLEFFEAVEKFIDRARRLGDELFRLDKTVSFVDIKVDSQELERFSVINRFARFHSRGHIVSVNTSSSGANPGVHKTSPQRYVVAHPMPKVVPEGVNCISL
- the LOC113698538 gene encoding uncharacterized protein isoform X8; translated protein: MLNRGNNNQWEIPEMHSSTINNSLGNEQFNASQQKVCFSDKAFVSQNVTEDRNMFGRLLLHASADGVRPASFQQQHALQTHTGMNKSGLRQQEAGRCLPSAGKTSKTATSLDPLEEKILFNTDDSCWGSSLGQQSNVGLAGFDSNREHADFMGTYSSNQSGTWSALMQSAVAEASSSDTGQQEEWSSLTFQNPELSDDNQQTNYIGDGKQSSWVDKNLHSISSPTSKSEISFQNSNPNCSFPTLQQSHNVVRPKQGMHLDSPHDFVQQSSKNAHKWFEQNSQHKANVEGWQPMQARQLLQNAWHNQQSEDSQNDRHQPSIFPCMMSGQSGTNLIGNELNENVWLHESGSQPMVCGGQKLPDQKQAYVRKYVDNIANVGISSEKVLSADFETNSRASEELPPRNNADSIATLFDSSAAFSGQRISYNPSGNRLQLLNKADKSVEIRSGTHLCSRDLVPSSQLSQIENCNLFYTTSASQGFNLRLATPSERLPKSCSAFGSPSLASSSAINASGPLYLNSRLQNQWLAVTPVAGQMPQVAVPAFTGILQASAATPEASDLFQTSLQGEEFPRLESLPVTQLTSTSFVPQEIGHSMRLPNMSQNSPSQTEVLQSDVPNVFSVSLSSPYSTNINADTARGAQLQQYKQISFQDGVNIKETNACSPTRQGYDSKEDQMDQLNPSGVSTSFRHDTLDHVHEAVGKHMLGARATASVPMYTATHCQAFDRVEHRDNNAPNVSGNDNDVSLRSLSPPDLQQKFTLLHQVNGHARQQMLYGLKSGVTNLAVGDQNPNSQLYSDNEPMTCSSKVIGDQPGKPSSKVSIQGGILKFEENGIHSHPKAQSQVYLQMAPSWSEPSGSMKNGQMRSMYDLMHSKEVAKQLSIGQVNSSIASLPSSILPNSATEIVPAKELQPLFVMPLDDSQRNLAVSAPKKRKLASYDILPWHKEVTNVSQQLQTVSSMAESEWALASNRLSEKVEDEAEMVEYVFPISRAKKRLLSTTQLTQKIFRPAPIVLSPDAFSNAETMIYFVARLALGDACSMTSSCKRPPLTSDMSSENLRTSERVGQLEFFEAVEKFIDRARRLGDELFRLDKTVSFVDIKVDSQELERFSVINRFARFHSRGHIVSVNTSSSGANPGVHKTSPQRYVVAHPMPKVVPEGVNCISL
- the LOC113698538 gene encoding uncharacterized protein isoform X6, translating into MLQRQILFKRLQEMQHQQQLRELSDARQHSFVSQLPFLTKQTSAGLHPPPMNGMPVHDTSQMFMVGDINLMQHGTSPIMQRVPNGLVFSQAQGQAIGSNGVLPEQFDASLCGSPIASLGNNRNPYFHIQEASHSSASMLNRGNNNQWEIPEMHSSTINNSLGNEQFNASQQKVCFSDKAFVSQNVTEDRNMFGRLLLHASADGVRPASFQQQHALQTHTGMNKSGLRQQEAGRCLPSAGKTSKTATSLDPLEEKILFNTDDSCWGSSLGQQSNVGLAGFDSNREHADFMGTYSSNQSGTWSALMQSAVAEASSSDTGQQEEWSSLTFQNPELSDDNQQTNYIGDGKQSSWVDKNLHSISSPTSKSEISFQNSNPNCSFPTLQQSHNVVRPKQGMHLDSPHDFVQQSSKNAHKWFEQNSQHKANVEGWQPMQARQLLQNAWHNQQSEDSQNDRHQPSIFPCMMSGQSGTNLIGNELNENVWLHESGSQPMVCGGQKLPDQVLSADFETNSRASEELPPRNNADSIATLFDSSAAFSGQRISYNPSGNRLQLLNKADKSVEIRSGTHLCSRDLVPSSQLSQIENCNLFYTTSASQGFNLRLATPSERLPKSCSAFGSPSLASSSAINASGPLYLNSRLQNQWLAVTPVAGQMPQVAVPAFTGILQASAATPEASDLFQTSLQGEEFPRLESLPVTQLTSTSFVPQEIGHSMRLPNMSQNSPSQTEVLQSDVPNVFSVSLSSPYSTNINADTARGAQLQQYKQISFQDGVNIKETNACSPTRQGYDSKEDQMDQLNPSGVSTSFRHDTLDHVHEAVGKHMLGARATASVPMYTATHCQAFDRVEHRDNNAPNVSGNDNDVSLRSLSPPDLQQKFTLLHQVNGHARQQMLYGLKSGVTNLAVGDQNPNSQLYSDNEPMTCSSKVIGDQPGKPSSKVSIQGGILKFEENGIHSHPKAQSQVYLQMAPSWSEPSGSMKNGQMRSMYDLMHSKEVAKQLSIGQVNSSIASLPSSILPNSATEIVPAKELQPLFVMPLDDSQRNLAVSAPKKRKLASYDILPWHKEVTNVSQQLQTVSSMAESEWALASNRLSEKVEDEAEMVEYVFPISRAKKRLLSTTQLTQKIFRPAPIVLSPDAFSNAETMIYFVARLALGDACSMTSSCKRPPLTSDMSSENLRTSERVGQLEFFEAVEKFIDRARRLGDELFRLDKTVSFVDIKVDSQELERFSVINRFARFHSRGHIVSVNTSSSGANPGVHKTSPQRYVVAHPMPKVVPEGVNCISL
- the LOC113698538 gene encoding uncharacterized protein isoform X4; this encodes MLQRQILFKRLQEMQHQQQLRELSDARQHSFVSQLPFLTKQTSAGLHPPPMNGMPVHDTSQMFMVGDINLMQHGTSPIMQRVPNGLVFSQAQGQAIGSNGVLPEQFDASLCGSPIASLGNNRNPYFHIQEASHSSASMLNRGNNNQWEIPEMHSSTINNSLGNEQFNASQQKVCFSDKAFVSQNVTEDRNMFGRLLLHASADGVRPASFQQQHALQTHTGMNKSGLRQQEAGRCLPSAGKTSKTATSLDPLEEKILFNTDDSCWGSSLGQQSNVGLAGFDSNREHADFMGTYSSNQSGTWSALMQSAVAEASSSDTGQQEEWSSLTFQNPELSDDNQQTNYIGDGKQSSWVDKNLHSISSPTSKSEISFQNSNPNCSFPTLQQSHNVVRPKQGMHLDSPHDFVQQSSKNAHKWFEQNSQHKANVEGWQPMQARQLLQNAWHNQQSEDSQNDRHQPSIFPCMMSGQSGTNLIGNELNENVWLHESGSQPMVCGGQKLPDQKQAYVRKYVDNIANVGISSEKVLSADFETNSRASEELPPRNNADSIATLFDSSAAFSGQRISYNPSGNRLQLLNKADKSVEIRSGTHLCSRDLVPSSQLSQIENCNLFYTTSASQGFNLRLATPSERLPKSCSAFGSPSLASSSAINASGPLYLNSRLQNQWLAVTPVAGQMPQVAVPAFTGILQASAATPEASDLFQTSLQGEEFPRLESLPVTQLTSTSFVPQEIGHSMRLPNMSQNSPSQTEVLQSDVPNVFSVSLSSPYSTNINADTARGAQLQQYKQISFQDGVNIKETNACSPTRQGYDSKEDQMDQLNPSGVSTSFRHDTLDHVHEAVGKHMLGARATASVPMYTATHCQAFDRVEHRDNNAPNVSGNDNDVSLRSLSPPDLQQKFTLLHQVNGHARQQMLYGLKSGVTNLAVGDQNPNSQLYSDNEPMTCSSKVIGDQPGKPSSKVSIQGGILKFEENGIHSHPKAQSQVYLQMAPSWSEPSGSMKNGQMRSMYDLMHSKEVAKQLSIGQVNSSIASLPSSILPNSATEIVPAKELQPLFVMPLDDSQRNLAVSAPKKRKLASYDILPWHKEVTNVSQQLQTVSMAESEWALASNRLSEKVEDEAEMVEYVFPISRAKKRLLSTTQLTQKIFRPAPIVLSPDAFSNAETMIYFVARLALGDACSMTSSCKRPPLTSDMSSENLRTSERVGQLEFFEAVEKFIDRARRLGDELFRLDKTVSFVDIKVDSQELERFSVINRFARFHSRGHIVSVNTSSSGANPGVHKTSPQRYVVAHPMPKVVPEGVNCISL
- the LOC113698538 gene encoding uncharacterized protein isoform X3, with protein sequence MLQRQILFKRLQEMQHQQQLRELSDARQHSFVSQLPFLTKQTSAGLHPPPMNGMPVHDTSQMFMVGDINLMQHGTSPIMQRVPNGLVFSQAQGQAIGSNGVLPEQFDASLCGSPIASLGNNRNPYFHIQEASHSSASMLNRGNNNQWEIPEMHSSTINNSLGNEQFNASQQKVCFSDKAFVSQNVTEDRNMFGRLLLHASADGVRPASFQQQHALQTHTGMNKSGLRQQEAGRCLPSAGKTSKTATSLDPLEEKILFNTDDSCWGSSLGQQSNVGLAGFDSNREHADFMGTYSSNQSGTWSALMQSAVAEASSSDTGQQEEWSSLTFQNPELSDDNQQTNYIGDGKQSSWVDKNLHSISSPTSKSEISFQNSNPNCSFPTLQQSHNVVRPKQGMHLDSPHDFVQQSSKNAHKWFEQNSQHKANVEGWQPMQARQLLQNAWHNQQSEDSQNDRHQPSIFPCMMSGQSGTNLIGNELNENVWLHESGSQPMVCGGQKLPDQKQAYVRKYVDNIANVGISSEKVLSADFETNSRASEELPPRNNADSIATLFDSSAAFSGQRISYNPSGNRLQLLNKADKSVEIRSGTHLCSRDLVPSSQLSQIENCNLFYTTSASQGFNLRLATPSERLPKSCSAFGSPSLASSSAINASGPLYLNSRLQNQWLAVTPVAGQMPQVAVPAFTGILQASAATPEASDLFQTSLQGEEFPRLESLPVTQLTSTSFVPQEIGHSMRLPNMSQNSPSQTEVLQSDVPNVFSVSLSSPYSTNINADTARGAQLQQYKQISFQDGVNIKETNACSPTRQGYDSKEDQMDQLNPSGVSTSFRHDTLDHVHEAVGKHMLGARATASVPMYTATHCQAFDRVEHRDNNAPNVSGNDNDVSLRSLSPPDLQQKFTLLHQQVNGHARQQMLYGLKSGVTNLAVGDQNPNSQLYSDNEPMTCSSKVIGDQPGKPSSKVSIQGGILKFEENGIHSHPKAQSQVYLQMAPSWSEPSGSMKNGQMRSMYDLMHSKEVAKQLSIGQVNSSIASLPSSILPNSATEIVPAKELQPLFVMPLDDSQRNLAVSAPKKRKLASYDILPWHKEVTNVSQQLQTVSMAESEWALASNRLSEKVEDEAEMVEYVFPISRAKKRLLSTTQLTQKIFRPAPIVLSPDAFSNAETMIYFVARLALGDACSMTSSCKRPPLTSDMSSENLRTSERVGQLEFFEAVEKFIDRARRLGDELFRLDKTVSFVDIKVDSQELERFSVINRFARFHSRGHIVSVNTSSSGANPGVHKTSPQRYVVAHPMPKVVPEGVNCISL
- the LOC113698538 gene encoding uncharacterized protein isoform X2 — translated: MLQRQILFKRLQEMQHQQQLRELSDARQHSFVSQLPFLTKQTSAGLHPPPMNGMPVHDTSQMFMVGDINLMQHGTSPIMQRVPNGLVFSQAQGQAIGSNGVLPEQFDASLCGSPIASLGNNRNPYFHIQEASHSSASMLNRGNNNQWEIPEMHSSTINNSLGNEQFNASQQKVCFSDKAFVSQNVTEDRNMFGRLLLHASADGVRPASFQQQHALQTHTGMNKSGLRQQEAGRCLPSAGKTSKTATSLDPLEEKILFNTDDSCWGSSLGQQSNVGLAGFDSNREHADFMGTYSSNQSGTWSALMQSAVAEASSSDTGQQEEWSSLTFQNPELSDDNQQTNYIGDGKQSSWVDKNLHSISSPTSKSEISFQNSNPNCSFPTLQQSHNVVRPKQGMHLDSPHDFVQQSSKNAHKWFEQNSQHKANVEGWQPMQARQLLQNAWHNQQSEDSQNDRHQPSIFPCMMSGQSGTNLIGNELNENVWLHESGSQPMVCGGQKLPDQKQAYVRKYVDNIANVGISSEKVLSADFETNSRASEELPPRNNADSIATLFDSSAAFSGQRISYNPSGNRLQLLNKADKSVEIRSGTHLCSRDLVPSSQLSQIENCNLFYTTSASQGFNLRLATPSERLPKSCSAFGSPSLASSSAINASGPLYLNSRLQNQWLAVTPVAGQMPQVAVPAFTGILQASAATPEASDLFQTSLQGEEFPRLESLPVTQLTSTSFVPQEIGHSMRLPNMSQNSPSQTEVLQSDVPNVFSVSLSSPYSTNINADTARGAQLQQYKQISFQDGVNIKETNACSPTRQGYDSKEDQMDQLNPSGVSTSFRHDTLDHVHEAVGKHMLGARATASVPMYTATHCQAFDRVEHRDNNAPNVSGNDNDVSLRSLSPPDLQQKFTLLHQVNGHARQQMLYGLKSGVTNLAVGDQNPNSQLYSDNEPMTCSSKVIGDQPGKPSSKVSIQGGILKFEENGIHSHPKAQSQVYLQMAPSWSEPSGSMKNGQMRSMYDLMHSKEVAKQLSIGQVNSSIASLPSSILPNSATEIVPAKELQPLFVMPLDDSQRNLAVSAPKKRKLASYDILPWHKEVTNVSQQLQTVSSMAESEWALASNRLSEKVEDEAEMVEYVFPISRAKKRLLSTTQLTQKIFRPAPIVLSPDAFSNAETMIYFVARLALGDACSMTSSCKRPPLTSDMSSENLRTSERVGQLEFFEAVEKFIDRARRLGDELFRLDKTVSFVDIKVDSQELERFSVINRFARFHSRGHIVSVNTSSSGANPGVHKTSPQRYVVAHPMPKVVPEGVNCISL
- the LOC113698538 gene encoding uncharacterized protein isoform X7, whose protein sequence is MLQRQILFKRLQEMQHQQQLRELSDARQHSFVSQLPFLTKQTSAGLHPPPMNGMPVHDTSQMFMVGDINLMQHGTSPIMQRVPNGLVFSQAQGQAIGSNGVLPEQFDASLCGSPIASLGNNRNPYFHIQEASHSSASMLNRGNNNQWEIPEMHSSTINNSLGNEQFNASQQKVCFSDKAFVSQNVTEDRNMFGRLLLHASADGVRPASFQQQHALQTHTGMNKSGLRQQEAGRCLPSAGKTSKTATSLDPLEEKILFNTDDSCWGSSLGQQSNVGLAGFDSNREHADFMGTYSSNQSGTWSALMQSAVAEASSSDTGQQEEWSSLTFQNPELSDDNQQTNYIGDGKQSSWVDKNLHSISSPTSKSEISFQNSNPNCSFPTLQQSHNVVRPKQGMHLDSPHDFVQQSSKNAHKWFEQNSQHKANVEGWQPMQARQLLQNAWHNQQSEDSQNDRHQPSIFPCMMSGQSGTNLIGNELNENVWLHESGSQPMVCGGQKLPDQVLSADFETNSRASEELPPRNNADSIATLFDSSAAFSGQRISYNPSGNRLQLLNKADKSVEIRSGTHLCSRDLVPSSQLSQIENCNLFYTTSASQGFNLRLATPSERLPKSCSAFGSPSLASSSAINASGPLYLNSRLQNQWLAVTPVAGQMPQVAVPAFTGILQASAATPEASDLFQTSLQGEEFPRLESLPVTQLTSTSFVPQEIGHSMRLPNMSQNSPSQTEVLQSDVPNVFSVSLSSPYSTNINADTARGAQLQQYKQISFQDGVNIKETNACSPTRQGYDSKEDQMDQLNPSGVSTSFRHDTLDHVHEAVGKHMLGARATASVPMYTATHCQAFDRVEHRDNNAPNVSGNDNDVSLRSLSPPDLQQKFTLLHQVNGHARQQMLYGLKSGVTNLAVGDQNPNSQLYSDNEPMTCSSKVIGDQPGKPSSKVSIQGGILKFEENGIHSHPKAQSQVYLQMAPSWSEPSGSMKNGQMRSMYDLMHSKEVAKQLSIGQVNSSIASLPSSILPNSATEIVPAKELQPLFVMPLDDSQRNLAVSAPKKRKLASYDILPWHKEVTNVSQQLQTVSMAESEWALASNRLSEKVEDEAEMVEYVFPISRAKKRLLSTTQLTQKIFRPAPIVLSPDAFSNAETMIYFVARLALGDACSMTSSCKRPPLTSDMSSENLRTSERVGQLEFFEAVEKFIDRARRLGDELFRLDKTVSFVDIKVDSQELERFSVINRFARFHSRGHIVSVNTSSSGANPGVHKTSPQRYVVAHPMPKVVPEGVNCISL